The Daucus carota subsp. sativus chromosome 7, DH1 v3.0, whole genome shotgun sequence genome window below encodes:
- the LOC108195878 gene encoding 7-deoxyloganetic acid glucosyltransferase, with protein sequence MLHCIKWLDEQPLKSVIYVSFGSLATVTTEQLMEFWFGLVNSGHRFLWVIRLDSVADNDGEQEFPAELEEGMKARGYTVNWAPQEEVLAHPAVGGFLTHSGWNSTLESIYEGVPMICWPYATDQQINSRFVGEVWKLGLDIKDTCDKFTIEKAVRNLMGARKEEFAKSAKEMATLARKAVNEGGDCHHNLNKLIKDIKMMNVNAHHA encoded by the coding sequence atgttacactGCATCAAGTGGCTTGATGAGCAGCCATTGAAGTCGGTCATATATGTAAGTTTTGGAAGTCTTGCCACAGTAACCACAGAGCAGCTCATGgaattttggtttggtctggTCAATAGTGGGCACAGATTCTTGTGGGTGATTAGGCTAGACTCCGTGGCTGATAATGATGGTGAACAAGAGTTTCCTGCAGAGCTGGAGGAGGGGATGAAGGCAAGAGGTTATACGGTGAATTGGGCTCCACAAGAAGAGGTTCTAGCTCACCCTGCAGTAGGTGGATTCTTGACTCACAGTGGATGGAACTCGACTTTGGAAAGTATATATGAAGGTGTACCAATGATTTGTTGGCCATATGCTACTGATCAACAGATCAATAGCAGATTTGTTGGGGAGGTTTGGAAGCTCGGATTGGACATAAAAGATACTTGTGATAAATTTACCATAGAAAAAGCTGTTAGAAATCTTATGGGGGCGAGGAAGGAAGAGTTTGCAAAATCTGCCAAGGAAATGGCTACATTGGCCAGGAAAGCTGTGAATGAAGGTGGAGACTGCCAccataatttgaacaagttgaTAAAGGACATCAAGATGATGAATGTAAATGCACATCATGCCTAA
- the LOC108195876 gene encoding UDP-glycosyltransferase 76B1, which yields MEAQTQSKRILFFPLPLQGHINPMLQLANILHSRGFNVTIIHTTFNSPDPSHFPHFNFESISDGLSAAEASTKDVIALLSLLNVKCAAPFQECLARLLSGEEPVACLISDAVLHFTSEVARSFELPRLVLRTGGVSSFLAFAAFPVLQQKGYLLNQDLRLEELVPELPPLRVKDLPVIKTSNPQTLYQLVEGMVKETKASSGLIWNSFEELEKPALATLMQDFPIPIFPVGPFHKYFPASSSSLIPHDQTCISWLDKQESNSVIYVSFGSIAAISDIEFLEIAWGLADSKHPFLWVIRPGLIRGSDWIESLPDGYLEMLDGRGHIVKWAPQQEVLAHPAVGAFWTHNGWNSTLESICEGVPMICMPCFTDQMVNARYVTHVWKIGLQLENGLERTRIKIDIKRVMVEKEGKEMKERAEHLKEKVNKCLQQGGSSNKSLESLVCYILSC from the exons ATGGAAGCACAAACACAAAGTAAAAGGATTCTATTCTTTCCATTGCCTTTACAAGGCCACATTAATCCCATGCTACAACTTGCTAATATACTTCACTCCAGGGGCTTCAATGTCACCATCATTCACACCACCTTTAACTCTCCTGATCCTTCTCATTTTCCTCATTTCAATTTTGAGTCCATTTCTGATGGTCTGTCTGCAGCTGAAGCGTCCACAAAAGATGTCATTGCTCTTTTGTCACTCCTCAATGTCAAATGTGCTGCACCGTTTCAAGAATGTTTAGCGCGATTGTTGTCTGGTGAGGAGCCTGTTGCTTGCTTGATTTCAGATGCTGTTCTGCACTTCACTTCTGAAGTTGCTAGAAGTTTTGAGCTTCCGAGGCTCGTGTTAAGGACTGGTGGAGTCTCTTCTTTCCTGGCTTTTGCTGCTTTCCCGGTTTTGCAGCAAAAGGGTTATCTACTCAATCAAG ATTTGCGGTTAGAAGAACTTGTTCCAGAGCTGCCACCACTACGCGTTAAAGATCTTCCTGTGATTAAGACGAGCAACCCTCAGACACTCTATCAACTAGTAGAAGGAATGGTAAAAGAAACAAAGGCTTCATCAGGGCTCATCTGGAACTCTTTTGAAGAACTTGAAAAGCCTGCATTGGCCACGCTTATGCAGGACTTTCCAATTCCAATCTTTCCAGTAGGTCCATTTCATAAATACTTCCCAGCTTCTTCAAGTAGTTTGATCCCACATGATCAGACCTGCATTTCTTGGTTAGACAAGCAAGAATCCAACTCTGTGATCTACGTCAGCTTTGGAAGCATTGCAGCAATTAGTGACATTGAGTTTCTGGAAATAGCTTGGGGTCTAGCTGATAGCAAGCACCCTTTTCTGTGGGTGATTAGGCCTGGATTGATTCGTGGATCTGATTGGATAGAATCATTGCCAGATGGTTACCTAGAGATGTTGGATGGCCGGGGTCATATTGTAAAATGGGCTCCCCAACAGGAAGTACTAGCTCATCCTGCTGTTGGAGCATTTTGGACACACAATGGATGGAACTCGACACTAGAGAGTATCTGTGAAGGGGTTCCCATGATCTGTATGCCTTGTTTTACTGATCAAATGGTGAATGCTAGGTATGTAACACATGTCTGGAAAATTGGGTTGCAGTTGGAAAATGGACTGGAAAGAACGCGTATAAAAATTGACATCAAAAGAGTTATGGTGGAGAAAGAAGGGAAAGAGATGAAAGAGAGAGCTGAACATCTGAAAGAAAAGGTCAATAAGTGTTTGCAGCAAGGTGGATCGTCGAACAAGTCTCTTGAGAGCTTGGTATGTTACATCTTATCATGTTAG
- the LOC108193930 gene encoding uncharacterized protein LOC108193930 isoform X1 has protein sequence MEKNSYHQAGYPLLPSELLTDHNHNQSLQASDNHQLPTEFPYDFASFTCPPHDNQEDDFFTGLTRQFALSTLLDSNKLQYPAVTASQAGKKWRLSSSPQSVLGPVFSNGSPTGPLHGPSSPTGPFSSTDYSWDLIHEAAGQVNTHSQLKNQQALRTQSALLRTANSFPPHRSSSSHQCYFVDNHLKSHCDSIWEWTEACQKGGDGNVGCRRPNARSVNPHGLFNVNGVGVDSSLFFPGRRKNSLGNECGAFKRKCAGTGVFLPRRGPDPVQSRPKFGNSAAEAMNIKYGARFAEDVLAADVIAMRRNAVLAQQWRNEVKMMMAAASCKGKWDTLPE, from the exons ATGGAGAAAAATAGTTATCACCAAGCAGGATATCCGCTACTACCTTCGGAGTTGCTCACCGaccacaaccacaaccagaGTCTGCAAGCTTCAGACAATCACCAGCTCCCAACTGAGTTTCCCTACGACTTTGCCTCCTTTACTTGCCCTCCACACGACAACCAGGAGGACGATTTCTTCACCGGCTTAACTCGCCAGTTCGCCCTCTCCACTCTCCTTGACTCTAACAAACTCCAGTATCCCGCTGTTACTGCTTCTCag GCCGGGAAGAAGTGGAGGTTGTCTAGCTCACCACAGTCAGTACTAGGTCCGGTTTTTAGCAATGGCAGCCCAACTGGGCCTCTCCACGGCCCCTCTTCCCCAACTGGTCCGTTCTCTTCAACTGATTACTCCTGGGATCTTATCCATGAAGCCGCAGGCCAAGTCAACACACATAGCCAGTTAAAGAACCAACAGGCCCTCAGAACACAAAGCGCCCTTCTCCGCACCGCGAATAGCTTCCCTCCCCATCGCTCTTCAAGTTCCCACCAATGTTACTTCGTTGACAACCAT CTTAAGAGCCACTGTGATTCCATTTGGGAATGGACAGAAGCCTGTCAAAAGGGCGGTGATGGGAATGTTGGTTGTCGTAGGCCAAATGCTAGGTCTGTGAACCCACATGGCCTGTTTAACGTAAATGGCGTTGGGGTTGACAGCAGTTTGTTTTTTCCCGGTCGCCGGAAAAACAGTCTCGGCAACGAGTGCGGCGCTTTTAAGAGGAAATGTGCTGGGACCGGCGTGTTTCTTCCTCGCAGAGGTCCTGACCCGGTTCAATCTCGGCCTAAATTTGGTAA TTCGGCAGCTGAAGCGATGAATATTAAATACGGCGCACGCTTCGCAGAGGATGTTTTGGCTGCAGATGTCATCGCAATGCGGAGAAATGCGGTATTGGCGCAGCAGTGGCGTAACGAGGTTAAAATGATGATGGCGGCTGCAAGCTGCAAGGGAAAATGGGACACACTTCCCGAATGA
- the LOC108193930 gene encoding uncharacterized protein LOC108193930 isoform X2, which translates to MEKNSYHQAGYPLLPSELLTDHNHNQSLQASDNHQLPTEFPYDFASFTCPPHDNQEDDFFTGLTRQFALSTLLDSNKLQYPAVTASQAGKKWRLSSSPQSVLGPVFSNGSPTGPLHGPSSPTGPFSSTDYSWDLIHEAAGQVNTHSQLKNQQALRTQSALLRTANSFPPHRSSSSHQCYFVDNHLKSHCDSIWEWTEACQKGGDGNVGCRRPNARSVNPHGLFNVNGVGVDSSLFFPGRRKNSLGNECGAFKRKCAGTGVFLPRRGPDPVQSRPKFGSSAAEAMNIKYGARFAEDVLAADVIAMRRNAVLAQQWRNEVKMMMAAASCKGKWDTLPE; encoded by the exons ATGGAGAAAAATAGTTATCACCAAGCAGGATATCCGCTACTACCTTCGGAGTTGCTCACCGaccacaaccacaaccagaGTCTGCAAGCTTCAGACAATCACCAGCTCCCAACTGAGTTTCCCTACGACTTTGCCTCCTTTACTTGCCCTCCACACGACAACCAGGAGGACGATTTCTTCACCGGCTTAACTCGCCAGTTCGCCCTCTCCACTCTCCTTGACTCTAACAAACTCCAGTATCCCGCTGTTACTGCTTCTCag GCCGGGAAGAAGTGGAGGTTGTCTAGCTCACCACAGTCAGTACTAGGTCCGGTTTTTAGCAATGGCAGCCCAACTGGGCCTCTCCACGGCCCCTCTTCCCCAACTGGTCCGTTCTCTTCAACTGATTACTCCTGGGATCTTATCCATGAAGCCGCAGGCCAAGTCAACACACATAGCCAGTTAAAGAACCAACAGGCCCTCAGAACACAAAGCGCCCTTCTCCGCACCGCGAATAGCTTCCCTCCCCATCGCTCTTCAAGTTCCCACCAATGTTACTTCGTTGACAACCAT CTTAAGAGCCACTGTGATTCCATTTGGGAATGGACAGAAGCCTGTCAAAAGGGCGGTGATGGGAATGTTGGTTGTCGTAGGCCAAATGCTAGGTCTGTGAACCCACATGGCCTGTTTAACGTAAATGGCGTTGGGGTTGACAGCAGTTTGTTTTTTCCCGGTCGCCGGAAAAACAGTCTCGGCAACGAGTGCGGCGCTTTTAAGAGGAAATGTGCTGGGACCGGCGTGTTTCTTCCTCGCAGAGGTCCTGACCCGGTTCAATCTCGGCCTAAATTTG GGAGTTCGGCAGCTGAAGCGATGAATATTAAATACGGCGCACGCTTCGCAGAGGATGTTTTGGCTGCAGATGTCATCGCAATGCGGAGAAATGCGGTATTGGCGCAGCAGTGGCGTAACGAGGTTAAAATGATGATGGCGGCTGCAAGCTGCAAGGGAAAATGGGACACACTTCCCGAATGA
- the LOC108193244 gene encoding guanylyl cyclase 1-like encodes MWPLHVLVNKLLGTDELDDEQSDENHWSLVEFFSFRQSVMNGNYDTALLPRSYFVDVPHIHQLRTWDCGLYCVLMALRTLGIKNCNIQELDKLCCTTSIWTVDLAYLLQKFAVNFSYFTVTLGANPKFSAEIFYKEQLPNDSARVDTLFQKAMDAGISIECRSISGEQLSLLILSGKYIAIALVDQYTLSRSWLEDCCVSSLCNGSFSYTGHYVVISGYDAVRDEFEIRDPASSRKLERITSRCLEKARKSFGTDEDLLLISLAKPKNQ; translated from the exons ATGTGGCCTTTACATGTTCTCGTAAATAAGCTTTTGGGTACAGATGAACTAGATGACGAACAATCAGATGAAAATCATTGGAGCTTGGTTGAATTCTTTTCATTCAGACAGTCAGTTATGAATGGGAATTATGATACTGCGCTCTTGCCTAGATCATATTTTGTAGAT GTGCCACACATCCACCAACTACGCACATGGGATTGTGGACTCTATTGTGTTTTGATGGCATTAAGAACACTTGGTATAAAAAACTGTAATATTCAAGAACTGGATAAGTTATGCTGTACCACAAG TATTTGGACGGTTGATCTCGCATATCTGCTGCAGAAGTTTGCTGTAAATTTTTCCTACTTCACTGTAACATTGGGAGCAAATCCAAAATTTTCTGCAGAGATATTCTACAAG GAGCAATTGCCTAATGATTCTGCGCGAGTGGATACACTCTTTCAGAAAGCAATGGATGCTGGAATTAGTATAGAG TGCAGGTCAATCAGTGGAGAACAACTCTCTCTTTTAATATTGTCAGGAAAGTATATAGCAATTGCATTGGTTGACCAATACACATTAAG TCGGTCATGGCTAGAAGATTGTTGTGTCTCAAGCTTGTGCAATGGCAGCTTTAGTTACACTG GTCATTATGTCGTAATATCTGGCTATGATGCTGTAAGAGATGAGTTTGAGATTCGAGATCCAGCTAGTTCGAG GAAACTTGAGCGGATCACATCAAGATGTCTGGAAAAAGCCCGCAAATCGTTTGGTACTGATGAGGATCTGCTACTG ATATCCTTGGCAAAGCCAAAGAATCAGTAA